The sequence acaaatcgttgcttttgatggacaagagtccggataacactgggggccaaatctggagaatacggtggatgagggcgcaattcgaagcccaattcgttcaatttcagcatggttttcatcgacttgtgacacggtgcattgtcttgatgaaacaaaacgtttttcttcttcaaatgaggccgtttttttgaaatttcgtccttcaaacgctcttataacgctatataatagtcactgttgatggtttttcccttttcaaggttccgtagtcgatgaaaattgttttaaagTGATTTCTGTACCTAAAAAGTCTGAGACTGGGTAGTACAGTAGTAAGTTTCTTTGTTTCGataatagaggttttaacaactACTAAAAATCTCGAAAGCATTAGAaatggtcccaagtgcaaatgacagtttctcttggtttactttctctttcaattattacggcaaattccagtaatttccaacaaattctacagtgcatatcgaaagttgatggttttttctattatcctatgtgaagtgttaaatgaaaagattgctgattggaccgtaacACTCAAAGGAGaacgtaaacaaagagaaactgtcatttgcacctaggaccttttctcgtgtttgtcttcaaatgtCTGCTAAATCAGTGAAACTTATCAGTTCGCGTATGAAGGGCTATCTTAACAGATAAAAAGTAAAATGCTATTAAGTTTGATATGCTTTTCAAAATAtagatattttattttctgaattttttagttaatttgaaaaaaaaaatgtagccACAGGCTTCTGTTCAATCCATTCATGTGTTCGAACAGGAATCAGTTGTTGTAGCCATACTGCGGGTACGATGGGATGGAATTGTATCTTTGATTAGGCTCTGGCACATTGTAACCTGGTTTCGGACCAAGTATAGCTTCTGCTGCGTTTCTCAGGATATTGGCGGTGTGATTCGGTACGCCAAGGTCACTAAAGCATTTTCTGGCACGCCAGAATCGAGTGCATTCGTCTCCGCTTCCACGCAGAGCATTTTCAAGGCATGATTTGGTGCTATCCGAAAGTATTTCCGAACTGGGAACCAAGGCTTCGCGGGCGTACAATCGGGGCTGATTGAATCCACTGGATGGGTCGTAAGCTCCCTCAGCTATGTACTGGCAGCGGTACAGGCATCGAGTTTCCGGTACATCTGGGACAATGCCTTGAGCAAACTGTTCCAGCAGATTTGAAGGAATGCGTAGAATATTGATACAGTCGATGGCAGATTGAACTTGTTCCAAATCCGTCAGTGGAATATATTGCTCACTGCCTTTAAGGTTACCCCATTGGTGATAGTAGCATAAAAATATTTCGTAAGCCCTGGAGCAATCATCATTACACGGAGCGACCTGGCTGTTGATACATTCTTTAGTGCGTCTGGCATAATACGTATCATCGGCCGCTGGCTGGAAGTAGCTTTCGATGACTGGTCCTTGTATCCCAGTGGTATCATTCCACCACCCGGCATTGATACCGGCACATCGAATAAGACACTTCAACTCTTTTTCCTGGGTGATAAAGTTTTGCGCTACAAGACGGTTAACGGCTTCACCAGACACTTCCAAATACTCGGCACACTCATCCAAAGTATCGCGAAAGGTTTTCAGTTGATAGGCAAACTGAGACTCCTCCACATCGAATGGCACACGCCGGACAGCAGAGCAAATCGTGACCACGGCTGTGAACACTACTAGAGCAGTAAGCACCTTCATAGCGTTGAAATTGGATCAGGTGTCAAAAAACTGTAATACGTTCGAACACTACTGAAGCTACGGAGCACGAATTAACAGCTtaaatagcaaaaatgaaagcaCGCATCACGTCAACGTGCTATCGGTAAAAGGCACGAAATGTATTTCTCGAAACAGAACTGTACTTCTGTTTAAGTGTAAAAGTTCATAACAAACTAGCAATATTTTTGGTCACTTTCACGTATTGAAAAGACGTATGCTTTGGATGGCGCATATGGCTAGCTAATTTGTAAAATGTGCGTTGATGGTGACAAAGCAACGTAAACTTGCAACTATCTTAACTCTTGTGTACTCTTTGAAAAATGGAGCATTTATTGGTTTGGACTCATAAGTTTGGAAAGttcgattattattttttatcgcGTTTCTAAGCTTTGACCGTTATTTATTAGAATATTTAGCTACCGAAATTACCACACGCAGAGACCAAAATCAGCTTTTTgactaaaaaataaattgatattcggaatatAGTTGATGATTATTTCGAACTACTATACAGTTTCTACAATTGtcattttagaattgtttttctcGATACCATAAAAATGTTGGACttgtcacagaaaaaaaatatcgttttcGACTAATTTGAATTGTTTGATAACAGAAGTGCAAACCCTTGGTATTACAAGGGGCtgtggtccactaggagattgatagtacttattagctctctccggacagtaccagcctagatgccgcatGGAATCAGGCGGAAAAAATGcatcaagaatagatccactgggttcctgcttccatgtcgtaaaaggcgacaattgcaggagtttctttttcctttcagttagcagatattttcaatgtttcacttctgattactctattttacaaaattatctcttcatttaacctatcaatttccggctagcttcggagaaaagttttatttagaatgttttattcttccatgttattgattgtctttcaggattataaattgaatgataaaaatcaactattgcgcaaatccgtcgatattacaaagttaataacagagataacatatatcggtatattgaatacatagtaaaaaataatattacaaacaacaaattaatatttttctcgatagtcggctgcccagatcaaccaatataaccaattaataattttaataaataatttaaataataaagcggaaataataaataatcaagacgcgcgtgaaatccgttgacctttatttggtgatttaaaatgatttcataGCAaccgtttagaatatgtcaatgcaatgaatcaactattttgtctaaatcctatttactcctttattttgtatcacgtaatttcatttacaaaaaatagggaagtttttattctttacgcgatagtattgcaaatttttcttcagtttcctcgaataagagctgtgaatcaagacttcccgggacttcaatataggatattgttgaaacgttcactcgggaagtcagtgagtttagtggtgcatccgagcatcttgaaaccggaacatacttttTTTTACGCTTGAGGCCAAATTTTGAACTccggcatgttcccagctgccttaccagccttcttgaagaccctcttcacgattgcccagtaacattcgatcggtcgaagctgagggcaagttggtgaattgatatttttatcaacgaaatttatacccttttccgcaagccaattgagttatagtgagccgacgctaaatccggtcaaaatagtggaggtgtactatgcttcttatataaaggcagcaatatcTTCTGTAGACAATCAGATCGATAGATATATACTATAAATAGTTCCGGTTGTGTAAaacatggttgacttcaaaccacaggaacatatttctTGCCATACCagaacctttcgaccgaatttatccacttgaatcgacctgtccgcatcgctcacatcctccccaacgacggcagtaaagtattgtggacctggaagggtttttgagtcctcctttacataagtctcatcgtccataaaaacgcatgcatccggacactgcaaaagatgcgaatataatttccgggcccttgttgctgctcgttttttctattctacactttgtttcgagattttctgtttcttgtaggtcttcaggtgatttcatctcgtgatacgctggatcattccgacactcgttacttcttttttggccaaatcacgtattgacattgatttgttcttcatgattagagataccactttctggtccaattTCAGGTTGGAGGAACCGGGATGTCTATTAAAAATGGacaattttgaacaatttctaATGAACAAGAATTTGGTACGATCGCAGATAGTTTTCAGTGAATAGAGGGGACTTGAGCTGGTTGGCCGAAGAGACAGGTTGATCGAGTGCCTTTCATGAGCAGGCTATTTTGCGCTGTGGTGACATCTGAAGTGATCTTGGAGGGGCATTAGGCATTATGTACCGACGTAATTTCCGGTGTTCTTGTGCTTCCGTTTGGACAGGAGCacatttgttctttttttttggcgCTGGTGAATAAATTTCTTTTTTGTAaagtaatatattttatttatttaaaagatagttttaatcaggtctatttgcgtacaaggtttacgtggccgattaagctgattttttaaataaaagatttttttttgtattggatctcgttgtcaccctttttctagggggagaggagcttccatttcactcctgcgaggattgaggggcactttattcgtggctcgtctcgtcatccattgccattGGTGGTATTGTTCATGTCTTGAGtttgttgctagttgctgtagatgcgccttgttgtacattggttgcagttgctggttggttggagggtaagttgttaactgcagctggtatactttgttctataggggatactgatggactcgttgaaggggatgcttcattgttgttggtggctctcacaggtgtactggggttgctcggggttggtgtgaaggaagcacagtTGTCCTTTGGTGCAGTTGTTGCCTTGTCAAATTTATCACATGACTTACcgcagtgaacagctttttggccatattgacatgtggccatctgattgtcataggtaacaagtgatttgcacgggaatctcgtatcctgaccgaaagtcacataagaaggtaaaggcgtcttcaagcgcatgcgtaaaaaacgtacgccatttagaataccggggaaaaagatcttccacttttgtttttcaatagagagaatctctccgtattgggacatggttttgcgattataaggatcgatgacgcttgagggaagatcatgcacacgcacttctatagcactatcttcaatataacagttcggctgaaaagttcgtatcgtttaatagaaacacacttttttttgccaaaattcgtttttattattcaacataattgccatcagaggcgatacagcgattatagcgatcttccaacttttcgataccatttttgtagtacgatttgtcctttgcctcaaaataggcctttttgttcgtcatttcgagatcgttctattgttcgctacacaatactgtacttggtttctttcgtcccgaacgtaagcggttttgttttatcgactgacttggatgagatgtgaaagcgaactgtaaaATAATATATGTAAAACTATCATTGGGGTTGGTTGGGCGAATTTTATGCCAGGTTGGTTGTCTGACTTGTATATTTAGCCGTAGAGCATTGTGTACTTTGATATTCTCGAGATGCTcactttgtgtgtgtgtgtgtgtgtgtgtgtgtgtgtgtgtgtgtgtgtgtgtgtgtgtgtgtgtgtgtgtgtgtgtgtgtgtgtgtgtgtgtgtgtgtgtgtgtgtgtgtgtgtgtgtgtgtgtgtgtgtgtgtgtgtgtgtgtgtgtgtgtgtgtgtatgtgtgtaacaaaaatgtgcactcgattttctcggagatggttggaccgattttcacatacttaaattcaaatgaaaggtctcttggttccATACGGtgccattgaattttacccgaatCGTGtggaatgtgcaaaaaaatctggaaatctggatccgacttccggttcaggagttacggggtaaaatgtgcaaaatgaactaactttctacgtgcaatcgattttcagAGACCatgaaatgaaaggtattatatcttcatataatcctaccaaattttatctggatacgacatccggttccggaattacaggctgataggtataaaaattccattttcagggacatgtttttataaatgacacggaaaattcaatcaaatacattcGAAGAGCCGTATATTTCTTGAATTGGACAGATTGGTTTAGTTGATGatcaaatacatttgttttgggtACACCGGATCTTCGTTCAAGATTCCGGAATATcgaaaaaaagtgatcgtgtactccaaaccggaaatcacttcaatttcacaagcttagatttgaatgaaaagtcTCTTGGTCCTGTTATTGAGTATTATCCAGATCAAACTTTCGGATCGGGAGtaacagggtaaaatgtgtaaaaatatgaaaaaagtgcACTTGAATTTCTAGGAGACCGGTC comes from Malaya genurostris strain Urasoe2022 chromosome 3, Malgen_1.1, whole genome shotgun sequence and encodes:
- the LOC131433809 gene encoding general odorant-binding protein 45-like, coding for MKVLTALVVFTAVVTICSAVRRVPFDVEESQFAYQLKTFRDTLDECAEYLEVSGEAVNRLVAQNFITQEKELKCLIRCAGINAGWWNDTTGIQGPVIESYFQPAADDTYYARRTKECINSQVAPCNDDCSRAYEIFLCYYHQWGNLKGSEQYIPLTDLEQVQSAIDCINILRIPSNLLEQFAQGIVPDVPETRCLYRCQYIAEGAYDPSSGFNQPRLYAREALVPSSEILSDSTKSCLENALRGSGDECTRFWRARKCFSDLGVPNHTANILRNAAEAILGPKPGYNVPEPNQRYNSIPSYPQYGYNN